The following nucleotide sequence is from Streptomyces bathyalis.
TGCCCGTGCAGTAGGTCGCGTCTTCGCTCAGGAACGCCGCGGCGCGAGCGATCTCCTCGACCGCTCCCAAACGACGCAACAGCGTGGAGCGGGCGATGCCCGCCCGGGCGGAGGCCGGCACCTGAGCGGTCATGTCCGTGTCGACGAAGCCGGGCGCCAGCACGTTGACCCGGACCCCGTCCCGGCCTGTTTCCTTCGCCAGCGACCGGGCGAAGCCGATCATGGCGGCCTTCGCGCTGGCATACGCGGTGTCTCCTGCGTGACCGATGACTCCGACGACTGAGGAGACGACCACGATGCTGGGGTCGTCGGAACGCAGCAGCGCGGGAAGCGCGGTACGCGTCAGCGATGCGACTCCGCCGAGGTTGAGCTCGATGATGCGCCACCACTCCTGTGCATCCATCTCGGACAGACGGCCGCCCCGCCACTGCCCGGCGTTGAGGATCAGCGCGTCCAGGCGTCCCCAGCGCTCCAGCACGGTGGCGACGGCGGAAGCGGCTGTCCGTTCGTCACCGAGGTCGTACTGCACCGGCATGACCTGCTCGGGGGTGCGGGCGCGGAGCCTCTCGGCTTCCTCGCGGCCGCTGCGGTAGCCGACCGCGACGTTGCGCCCGCGGGCCACGAGTTCCTTGGTGACGCCCGCCCCGATTCCTCGCGATCCGCCAGTCACGAGCACGGTGCGGGTGCCCGAACGGGCGGAGGGGGCGTCCTGGAGGGCTGCTGGTGTGCTCATGGAGCGAGTGTACCGATCGATACATTCAATGCGCCAGTGGCCTTAGCCAATCGAAATTTCGATGCACTCGACGACCTCTCGCATTGACGACCTCGTAGCGAGTTTGCTCATATATGTGCAGGTCAGAGGGTTGGACCGTGGTCAAATTCGCCGGTCTCGATCAAGGCCCAGGGCTGGCATCGATCCAGGCAAGATCCTTGTACCGATCGTTCCAAGAGGTATTGCGCTGACTTCTGATGCGTGTTAGCCATGTCATCGCACAGCTCAGCCCGTCCACGGAACGCAGGGAGCCGCTCGTGACCGCACAGGAGCTGACCAGAACACAGAGCAACCCGGCGAAGGTCGCGTTCGCGAGCTTCATAGGAACCGCGATCGAGTGGTACGACTTCTTCCTGTTCGGGGCGGCGGCGACGCTGGTCTTCAACGAGCAGTTCTTCCCGACCCTCAGCCCGGCCGCCGGAACTCTCGCATCATTCGCGACCTTCGGTGTCGCCTTCGCCGCGCGGCCGCTCGGCGGCCTCGTCTTCGGTCACTTCGGCGACCGCGCCGGACGCAAGAAGATGCTCGTCTTCTCGCTGCTGCTGATGGGTGTGGGCACGGTCGCCATCGGACTGCTGCCCACCTACGACCAGATCGGTATCGCCGCGCCCGCACTTCTCGTCGTCGTCCGCTTCATCCAGGGATTCGCGGTCGGCGGGGAATGGGGCGGTGCGGTGCTCCTGGCCGTCGAACATGCGCCGCCGGAACGGAAAGCCTTCTACGGAAGCTGGCCGCAGGCGGGCGTGCCTGCCGGTCTGGTGCTGTCGTCGAGTGCGTTCTTCGCCGTGGAACTGCTCCCGGCGGAGTCCGTCGCCGACTGGGGGTGGCGTCTGCCGTTCCTCGCGTCGGTCGTCCTGGTCGCGCTGGGGCTCTACATACGCCTTCAGGTGATCGAATCACCGGACTTCGTGCAGGTGCAGGAAGCCCGGTCTGTTTCCTCGTTCCCGCTCGGGGACCTGCTGCGCCACGCCAAGAAGCCCTTGCTGGTAGGCATGTTCACCCAGGCCGCCGCCAACGTGCCCTTCTACGTGGTCACGGTGTTCGTGCTCTCCTACGGGCCACAGGAACTCGGCGTCTCCCGGGGGGTCGTCCTCTCGTGCCTCATTCTGGCGTGCGTGCTGGACATCTTCACGATCCCGTACGTGGCCATGCTCTCCGACAGGTTCGGGAAGCGGAATTCACTGCTGGCGGGATCGGTGTACATGGCTGCGATCGCCTTCCCGTTCTTCTGGCTCTTCGATTCCGGGTCCACACCCCTGATCCTCGTGGCGATGATCCTCGTGGTGACCGTCGGGCACGCAGTGACCTACAGCGCGATCGCGGGATTCCTCGCCGGGCTCTTCCAGGCCGAATACCGCTACACCGGCGCTTCGACGGCCTATCAGATCGGCGGGATGGTAACGAGTGGTCCCGCGCCGTTCGTCGCGGCAGCCCTCTTCGCCGGTGCGGGTGAATCCTGGGTGATATCCGCATACATCGCGGGTGCCTGCGTGGTCACATTCCTCGCTCTGCTCGCGGTCCCCTCGCACCACACTGAAGAACAGCGGAGGATTTCATGAGGACCGTGAGGACCCGGACGGATTCGATCCGGGGTCTGCCGTGAGCACCGGGGAGACATGGACGCAGATCGAGGCGGCGCTGTCCCGCGACCCCGCCGAGGGGTTCAACTCCGCGCAGGAAGCGTGCAGCCGGTATGCCGATGAGCCTGGCAGGCTGGCGCTGATCGTCCGGCACGCGGACGGTACGTCCGAGCGGTGGACCTACCGTGAGCTGGACCGTGCGGCCGCCAAGGCGGGCCGGATGTTCGCAAGGGCGGGCCTGCGCCGCGGTGACCGTGTCGCCGGCCTTCTGTCCCGGCAGGTCGAAAGCTGGATCGTGGCGCTGGCCGCCTGGCGCAGCGGCCTGGTCTACGTCCCCCTCTTCTGCGGCTTCGGCACGGACGCGCTGGCCTACCGGCTGCGTTCCTCGAACGCGCGACTGGTGGTCGCCGGTCACCAGTGGAGGGACACGCTGGAGGCCGCCCTGTCCGCCCTGGACGAGGAGTTGAGGGTCTTCACGGTCACCGGCCCTCGCGGCTCGGGTCTGGTACGGGGCGATGAAAGCTTCTGGGCGGAGTGGGACCGCAGCGCCGCGGACGGCCCCCTGGCGGCGACCGCGGCCGGGGACCCGGCGACGCTGCTGTTCACCAGCGGCACCACGGGCGACCCCAAGTCGTGTGTCATGCCGCACTCGGCGCTGCTCTCCGTGCTTCCCTTCGCGCGGTTCTCGCTCGGTGTCTCCTCCCGCGACCTCCTCTTCACCGCGGCGGACCCGGGCTGGGCGTACGGTCTCTACTCCACCGGGGCGGCCCCGATGGCGATGGGCGTGCCCCGGGTGCTCTACAGCGGGGACTTCGACCCGGCCGCCTGGGTGAGGGTGCTGCGTGAGGAAGGTGTCAGCAGCATCGCTGCGGCGCCCAGCGCGTACCGGAAGCTGCTGTCCGTCCTGCGCCGCCAGGGTGCTCCCGGCGAACTCACGGCAGCGGCGGCAGCGGGAGAGCCGCTCGACGCCGATACCGCGGCCTCCTGGGCCGATGCGGGCGCACCACCGATCCGGGACGGCTACGGGCTGAGTGAAATCGGCATGGTGCTGGCCGACTTGGCCGGGGACAGCCCGCCGCAGCCGGGCACACTCGGCGGACCGGTGCCCGGTTTCACCGTTCGTCTCGTGCATCACGACGGCGAACCCGTA
It contains:
- a CDS encoding SDR family NAD(P)-dependent oxidoreductase is translated as MSTPAALQDAPSARSGTRTVLVTGGSRGIGAGVTKELVARGRNVAVGYRSGREEAERLRARTPEQVMPVQYDLGDERTAASAVATVLERWGRLDALILNAGQWRGGRLSEMDAQEWWRIIELNLGGVASLTRTALPALLRSDDPSIVVVSSVVGVIGHAGDTAYASAKAAMIGFARSLAKETGRDGVRVNVLAPGFVDTDMTAQVPASARAGIARSTLLRRLGAVEEIARAAAFLSEDATYCTGTVLSADGGWSI
- a CDS encoding MFS transporter, with the protein product MTAQELTRTQSNPAKVAFASFIGTAIEWYDFFLFGAAATLVFNEQFFPTLSPAAGTLASFATFGVAFAARPLGGLVFGHFGDRAGRKKMLVFSLLLMGVGTVAIGLLPTYDQIGIAAPALLVVVRFIQGFAVGGEWGGAVLLAVEHAPPERKAFYGSWPQAGVPAGLVLSSSAFFAVELLPAESVADWGWRLPFLASVVLVALGLYIRLQVIESPDFVQVQEARSVSSFPLGDLLRHAKKPLLVGMFTQAAANVPFYVVTVFVLSYGPQELGVSRGVVLSCLILACVLDIFTIPYVAMLSDRFGKRNSLLAGSVYMAAIAFPFFWLFDSGSTPLILVAMILVVTVGHAVTYSAIAGFLAGLFQAEYRYTGASTAYQIGGMVTSGPAPFVAAALFAGAGESWVISAYIAGACVVTFLALLAVPSHHTEEQRRIS
- a CDS encoding AMP-binding protein, whose amino-acid sequence is MSTGETWTQIEAALSRDPAEGFNSAQEACSRYADEPGRLALIVRHADGTSERWTYRELDRAAAKAGRMFARAGLRRGDRVAGLLSRQVESWIVALAAWRSGLVYVPLFCGFGTDALAYRLRSSNARLVVAGHQWRDTLEAALSALDEELRVFTVTGPRGSGLVRGDESFWAEWDRSAADGPLAATAAGDPATLLFTSGTTGDPKSCVMPHSALLSVLPFARFSLGVSSRDLLFTAADPGWAYGLYSTGAAPMAMGVPRVLYSGDFDPAAWVRVLREEGVSSIAAAPSAYRKLLSVLRRQGAPGELTAAAAAGEPLDADTAASWADAGAPPIRDGYGLSEIGMVLADLAGDSPPQPGTLGGPVPGFTVRLVHHDGEPVADGESGLIAVERPKYQLSSGYENRPDDWDAKWRGDLFVTDDRARVLSGGRWQFLGREDDMIVTSGYNVSPVEVERVLTEHPGVAEAAAVAGTGRRGGTVVRAVVVRAEPTAPAEELEAELRSAVSRRVGAHAAPRLFDYMDALPRNSVGKLLRSALRSQTEDPHAQP